The DNA segment CCGACCCGTGAGTACCTCGATCCTGTGCGCTTCATCTCCAATCCCTCCAGCGGCAAGATGGGTTTTGCCGTGGCAGAGGAAGCGCTTTCCAGAGGGGCAGAAGTGGTGATTGTCTCAGGTCCAGTGTCCATTGCTGCGCCCGCAGGTGCAAAAGTGGTGCCCGTGGAGTCTGCTTTGCAGATGAAAGACGCCATGGAACAGCATTTTGAGTGGTCCGATGTGGTGGTGATGACCGCAGCAGTGGCCGATTACCGCGCAGCAGACCTCAAAACCGAGAAGCAGGCCAAAGTCAGTGAACACATCAGCATCGAACTGGTGCCCAACCCGGACATCCTGGCAGCTCTGGGAGCAAGAAAAGGCCAGAGGGTGCTGGTCGGATTTGCCATGGAAACCCATGCAGGGGTGGAGCGGGCCGCAGGCAAGGCCCAGCGCAAAAATGCCGATTTCATCTGCCTGAATTACCCCACCCGGGAAGGCACCGCTTTCGGTGGAGACGACAATCAGGTGACTTTTGTGTTTCCAGACGGCTCCCATGAAGATCTCCCGCGCATGAGCAAACGGGAGGTGGCCCGCCACCTGCTGGATGAGGCCCGCAAACGCATGCAGGATTCTGAATAAACCCCGGAAGTGCAAGAGCAAAATCTGGCTGCTTTTCGAGGCTGTTGCGCGATTGAATAAAAGAACTGCATAAAAATACCCTTTTCTAAACCGTATATACTGTTGCATAATTACAGGTATCCTTATGGCACTCACCAAAGAACAACGTCAACGGCGCATTCAGGAAATCATCTCCCGGGAAGCCATCTCCACCCAGGCCGAACTGGTCAAACGCCTCAACGATGAAGGCATGAACGTCACGCAGGCCACCATTTCCCGCGACATCAACGAACTCAGGCTGGTGCGCCTGCCCATTGGCAAAAGCAAGCACCGCTACGCCCTCGCCCATGTCGCCAACGAAAGCGACGTGATGGATGAACTTGCCAAACTGTTCCGCTCTTTTGTGCGGGACATGGACCGCGGCGAGAACATCATCGTGATCAAAACCGCAGAAGGACACGCCAACGGGGTGGCTTATTTGATCGACAAACTCACCCGCGATGACATCATCGGCACCCTGGCCGGACAGGACACCATCATGCTGGTGGCCCGCACCGTCAAGGACGGGGAAAACCTGCTGGAAGAACTGAGCGCATTGCTGGTTTCGTGATCCCCCTGCTTGTTTGAAGTGTTGTGTTGGAATTTCTCTCGTCCTACACCAATCCCCCTTCGTTAAGGGACAGCCTTGAAGCGTTAGCGAAAGACAGGGGGATCTGGCCTCAGAAACCCCAACACAACATGCCCCAAAACACCCAGTGACATTTTCCCCCGAGCAAATTGGATACAATGTCTGCTGATGGATCTGTTTGCCCTTGCCACCCAGACTTTTTTGACCATGGTCGTTGTGATGGACCCGATTGGTCTGGCTCCGGTGTTCATTGGTCTGGCAGGCAGCAGGCCTTCTTTTGAACGCAGAAAAATTGCCCTGAAGGCCACTGCAGTGGCAGCAGTGATCATCCTGCTGTTTGCTTTTTTTGGACAGGCTTTGCTGGACCATCTGGGCATCAGCATCTTCTCCTTCAAGATTGCAGGGGGCATTTTGCTGTTCCTGATTGCACTGGACATGGTGTTTGCCCGCCCCAGTGGAGCCAGGGAAACCGAAGAGGAAGAACGAGAAGCCCAGAGCAGACAGGACCCCAGCGTGTTTCCGCTGGCCATTCCCCTGATTGCAGGACCGGGAACCCTGGCCAGCATCATGATTCTGGCCACCAAAACCTCCAGACACATTGTGGAACTGCTGGTGGTCATTGGGGTGACCGTGGTGGTGCTGGCCCTGTGTTACCTGGCCCTCAGGCTTTCTGGGCAGATCGCCAAAGTGATTGGCCTGACCGGGGTGCATGTGGTCACCCGTGTGCTGGGGGTCTTGCTGGGCGCTCTGGCGGTGCAATATGTGGCCGATGGGGTGTGGGGCATCATTCAACTGAACTCCTGAGTTTCAATCCATAAATATCAGTTAAGTTTGCATGAGGACCGCTGTTTCCTGGGTTCAAACAAAATTTCACTGCTGAATACAGCAGATTTTTCACCCCTCAAAGAGCGAATTTAAGCCATAACGCTCATCAAAATACGCTGCCCGGACAACAGACAAATCACCAAAAAACGCTAAACTGGATATGGTATGGATGCGACTCAGCAGGTTCTATTGAACCTCAACAAACCCCGAGTGCTGGTGCTCAACGCCAGCTATGAGCCGATGCACATTGTGTCGATCAAACGGGCGATCACGCTGATCATGCATGAGGTCGCAGAAGTTCTGGAAGACAGCCAGGACTTCATCCACTCCCCCAGCACCATCATGCCTGTGCCGAGCGTGATCCGCCTCAGAAAATTCATCCGGCGTCCGAGAGTGCAAGTTGTTCCCTTCTCGCGGCGCAATGTACTGCGCCGCGATTTTTTTACCTGCCAGTACTGCGGTTCCACCCTGGAACTCACCATCGACCACGTGATGCCCCGTTCCCGCGGAGGACGCCACGCCTGGGACAACGTGGTGACGGCCTGCCGGGAGTGCAACCAGAAAAAAGGGAACAAGACCCCCCAGGAAGCAAACATGCCCCTGCACCATGTGCCCAAGGCCCCCAAGTTCAATGTCCTCACCATGGGACAGGACCATGTGGCCCAGGAAGCCTGGAGCAAGTACCTGTTTTGAAAGAGCGGTCAGCCGTCAGCGATCAGCCGTCGGGCCTCACTGAAGCTGCACTTCTGAACAAGACAGCAGTGAAGACAAAAACCACTTTTGACCCGGATGCTCCGTCCGGGTTTTGACGTTTTTATCACGCACCCAGAGCCATACTGACGCTGGAGGGTGAAGATGACCGACAACAAGAGCATCATTCAGAACATTTTTGCGGGCTGGAACAACCACAACATCGAAGAGGCCAGCCAGTACATTTCAGAGCAGTGCAACAGCGGAGGACTTACCGGCTTCAGACAGCAACTCGGGGCACTGCTGCAGGCCATGCCTGACCTGCACGTCACCATCGAGGACATTCTGGGAGAGGAAAACAAAGTTGCCACCCGCATCACCATGCGGGGCACCCACCTGGGGCCTTTTCTGGGCTTTGCCCCCAGTGGAAAACCCCTCACCATCAAGGCCAACCACGTGTACACCCTGCAAGACGGACTGGTGACCGAAAGATATGGCCAGATGGACCGTCTGGAGGTCATCGGGCAGATGGGACTCAAGATGGTGCCTGCAGACACATGAAGACCCATGGCTTCTGAAAGGGCAGGGACATTTTTTCACTGTACCAGAGGGTAGACTGTGCCTATGGCTTTCAATGACCTGCAATCGTTCATCGCCCTGCTGGAAAGCAAAGGCCAGCTGATCCGTGTGAAACGGGAAGTGGACCGGAACCTGGAAATCACCGAAATCGCAGACCGTCTGGTGAAAAAAGACGGTCCTGCAGTGCTGTTTGAGAACGTGAAAGGCAGCCCTTTCCCGCTGGCCATCGGCCTGATGGGAACCCGCGAGCGCATGGCCTGGGCGCTGGGGGCAAATTCGCTGGATGAGGTGGCAGACCGCATCAAAAAACTGCTGGATGTGAAAATGGGTGGGGGTTTGCTGGGCATGGCCTCCAACCTGGGGAAACTCAAAGATCTGGCCAGTTTGCCTCCAAAAAAGGTCAGAAACGCCCCTGTGCAGGAGGTCATCTGGCGTGGGGATGAGGTGGACCTCTCCAAGATCCCGGTTTTGCACTGCTGGCCGGACGATGGCGGGCCTTTCGTGACCTTTCCTCTGGTGATCACCAAAGACCCCATTTCGGGCGAGTACAACATGGGCATGTACCGCATGCAGGTGATGGGCAAAAACACCACAGGCATGCACTGGCAACGCCACAAGACCGGAGCACGGCACCTGGAAAGTGCAGCAAAACTTGGAAAACGGCTGGAGGTGGCTGTGGCCCTTGGAGGAGATCCTGCCCTGATTTATGCTGCAACTGCTCCTCTGCCCCCGGTTCCTGGCCTGAACGAATATTCCCTGACGGGTTTTTTGCGCGGCCAGAACCAGCCTGTGGTGAAAGGCATCACTGTGGATCTGGACGTTCCAGCCAACGCAGAATTCATTCTGGAAGGTTACGTTGACCCTGCAGAAGCGTGGATTGATGAGGGGCCTTTCGGGGATCATACGGGGTTTTACACGCCAGTGGACAAATACCCGCTGTTCCACGTCACGGCCATCACCATGCGCAAAAATCCCATTTATCCAGCCACCATCGTGGGCAGACCCATCATGGAAGATGCCTACCTGATCGAGGCTTCAGAACGCATCTTTCTGACTGCAGCTCAACTGATCGTGCCAGAGATCAAGGACTACAACATGCCTCCTGCTGGTGTGGCCCACAACCTGGTCTTTGTGGCCATGAAAAAAACCTATCCAGGTCAGGCCTACAAGGTTGCAAACGGTCTTTTTGGACTGGGGCAGATGATGTTCGCCAAGGTGATCGTGGTGCTGGATGAAGACGTGCCGGTCACAGACTTTGACCGGGTCTGGCGTGAGGTGGCTTTAAAATCCGTTCCAGGCCCCCACACCCTGCACGGACGCGGCCCCATTGATGTGCTGGACCACAGTTCCAGACAGTGGTCTTATGGTGGCAAACTGATTCTGGACGCCACCACCAAACACCCGGAAGAAAAAGTGCAGGATGACTTCAAACCATTGCCCGTCAAAGACCTCCCTGTGCTGGAAGGCATGCTGGACCAGTGGCAAACCCCGGACGGCTACTGGGTGGTGAAAGTCCACAAAACCAGAGCCCACCAGGGCCGTGAACTGGGTGAAGCCCTGATCCAGCACACGGCAGCCTCAGGCATCCGCCATGTGCTGCTGGTGGATGAGCAAACCGATGTGCGAGACCTGCAAGACGTTTGGTGGACCATCCTCAACAACATTGACCCTGAACGCGATGTCAAAGTTCTGAGTGGAAAGATGTTCTGGGACGGCACCCCCAAACGGGAAGACGAGGGTTTTCACCGGGTGTGGCCCCAGAAAATCACCATGACCGCAGAAGTGAAAAAGCATGTCTCAGCGCACTGGAAGGACTATGGTTTGCCTGAACTGTAAAACTGGTCCTGGGTAGAGTTGATGAATAATGCATAACCTGCTATAATGCTTTACATCAGTCGGCGAAAGCCGACTTTTTCTTTTGGGTTCTGGGCTGCAGTGGATCGAGGGCAGATGCGATCAGAGGTTTCCTTTGCGAGACAGGAATCCATTCCCATTCACAACACCGCTTTTTTTCAAATCAAAATCAAATTATCTGACATAAATCATCTGCCTTCATATGGAAATCATCAGCATCCGCACATCAAATTCATGGGATTTCCTTGAGCAAAGTGAGCAAAATAAATCAGGATTTCTGACATTGTGGGTGGTTCATCCGGTGCATAATGGCACCAATCTCAAACGGATGCCGAGTCCGGAAAAAGGAGACCATTCACATGAGTGAACCCAATTACAAACCCGAGCATCACCATGACACTGACAAGCACATCAAACAAGACAAAAATGCCCAGGGCGATACGGGCAAAGTCCACAAAGACCACCGTGGTGGTGGTGAAGGTGGATCCACCGGAGGCAATGTCGGACCCAACACCGGTATGGGTGGTGGGCAAGGCACCAATGGTGGTGTAGGCACCAACGGCAGCCGCAGAGAAGGCTGACCTCCAGCCTTCAGAATCAAAGTTTCAACTTCCCCCAGAAATCATGCAGAGACCGCCCCGTAAAAAGGGTGGTTTTCTGTGGTCTGCCCTTTGAAGTTGTGTCATTTTAGGCTGCTTTTGCAATCTGATTTCGCTGCAAGCATAATGCAATCATGCCCCCTGGAGGAAACGGTGTGGATTGCAGGCAACCGTGAACCCGAGTTCATCTGGAAGATCCCCCTTCCAGATGGTTTTCTCCCTGGTCTGGATGTGTTTCCAGGGAATGCCTACCCTGTGATTCGCAAAAATCCGCTGCATCCAGAACAACTCGAAGCCGTGTTGATGCGCTGGGGATTGGTTCCCCACTGGTCCACCACCCTGGAAGACATCGAAAAATATGGCTCGAAAACCTTCAATGCCAGGGCCGAGACCGCCCAGGAACTCCCCACCTTTCGGGACAGTTTTCAGCGCAGGCGTTGCCTGATCCAGATTGCTGCCTTTTATGAATGGCGCAAAATCGATAAATTCAAAGAGAAACACCAGATCGTCAGCAGCTCTGGTGGTCCCCTGATTCTGGCTGGACTGTGGGACCGGGCTTTCATTGAAGCAGAACCGCTGGACTCCTTCACGGTGCTCACCTGCCCGGCCAATGCACTGCTCGACGACATTCACCAGCGCATGCCCGTGATTCTGGGCCAGAAAGCCGCCAGGGAATGGCTGGACGGCAAAACCGACCTCCATGACCTGCTCAGACCCTGCCCTTCCCACTGGCTGGAAATCCTGCCTGCAAATGAGCAGAACAACATGGGACTGGATCTGGGTGAGGGGTGATTCGCCATAAGGACAGGTGCAAAACAAAAAGAAGCAGCTTTCGCTGCTTCTTTTTGTTTGAGTGTCTGGTCCACTCGATCCATTCTGGTCGAGGCGGCGAGATTTGAACTCACGACCCC comes from the Deinococcus roseus genome and includes:
- the argR gene encoding arginine repressor gives rise to the protein MALTKEQRQRRIQEIISREAISTQAELVKRLNDEGMNVTQATISRDINELRLVRLPIGKSKHRYALAHVANESDVMDELAKLFRSFVRDMDRGENIIVIKTAEGHANGVAYLIDKLTRDDIIGTLAGQDTIMLVARTVKDGENLLEELSALLVS
- a CDS encoding ester cyclase codes for the protein MTDNKSIIQNIFAGWNNHNIEEASQYISEQCNSGGLTGFRQQLGALLQAMPDLHVTIEDILGEENKVATRITMRGTHLGPFLGFAPSGKPLTIKANHVYTLQDGLVTERYGQMDRLEVIGQMGLKMVPADT
- the coaBC gene encoding bifunctional phosphopantothenoylcysteine decarboxylase/phosphopantothenate--cysteine ligase CoaBC codes for the protein MHRVLVMVCASVAAMKAPFVLRRIREAGFETRVIATAHALNFTTPLALSSASGNPVYTNESWFSAQAGAQHLELAHWADAVVIVAASADFMACAALGLGSDLGQATLLSVRGPVLWAPAMNPAMWEHPATAAHRQTLQSWGHQFLGPTSGKLGTKGEGEGMGRMLEPEEIAEQVKRVFAPKDMSGKKVLISAGPTREYLDPVRFISNPSSGKMGFAVAEEALSRGAEVVIVSGPVSIAAPAGAKVVPVESALQMKDAMEQHFEWSDVVVMTAAVADYRAADLKTEKQAKVSEHISIELVPNPDILAALGARKGQRVLVGFAMETHAGVERAAGKAQRKNADFICLNYPTREGTAFGGDDNQVTFVFPDGSHEDLPRMSKREVARHLLDEARKRMQDSE
- a CDS encoding SOS response-associated peptidase, with amino-acid sequence MQSCPLEETVWIAGNREPEFIWKIPLPDGFLPGLDVFPGNAYPVIRKNPLHPEQLEAVLMRWGLVPHWSTTLEDIEKYGSKTFNARAETAQELPTFRDSFQRRRCLIQIAAFYEWRKIDKFKEKHQIVSSSGGPLILAGLWDRAFIEAEPLDSFTVLTCPANALLDDIHQRMPVILGQKAAREWLDGKTDLHDLLRPCPSHWLEILPANEQNNMGLDLGEG
- a CDS encoding MarC family protein, whose translation is MDLFALATQTFLTMVVVMDPIGLAPVFIGLAGSRPSFERRKIALKATAVAAVIILLFAFFGQALLDHLGISIFSFKIAGGILLFLIALDMVFARPSGARETEEEEREAQSRQDPSVFPLAIPLIAGPGTLASIMILATKTSRHIVELLVVIGVTVVVLALCYLALRLSGQIAKVIGLTGVHVVTRVLGVLLGALAVQYVADGVWGIIQLNS
- a CDS encoding menaquinone biosynthesis decarboxylase, with protein sequence MAFNDLQSFIALLESKGQLIRVKREVDRNLEITEIADRLVKKDGPAVLFENVKGSPFPLAIGLMGTRERMAWALGANSLDEVADRIKKLLDVKMGGGLLGMASNLGKLKDLASLPPKKVRNAPVQEVIWRGDEVDLSKIPVLHCWPDDGGPFVTFPLVITKDPISGEYNMGMYRMQVMGKNTTGMHWQRHKTGARHLESAAKLGKRLEVAVALGGDPALIYAATAPLPPVPGLNEYSLTGFLRGQNQPVVKGITVDLDVPANAEFILEGYVDPAEAWIDEGPFGDHTGFYTPVDKYPLFHVTAITMRKNPIYPATIVGRPIMEDAYLIEASERIFLTAAQLIVPEIKDYNMPPAGVAHNLVFVAMKKTYPGQAYKVANGLFGLGQMMFAKVIVVLDEDVPVTDFDRVWREVALKSVPGPHTLHGRGPIDVLDHSSRQWSYGGKLILDATTKHPEEKVQDDFKPLPVKDLPVLEGMLDQWQTPDGYWVVKVHKTRAHQGRELGEALIQHTAASGIRHVLLVDEQTDVRDLQDVWWTILNNIDPERDVKVLSGKMFWDGTPKREDEGFHRVWPQKITMTAEVKKHVSAHWKDYGLPEL
- a CDS encoding HNH endonuclease gives rise to the protein MDATQQVLLNLNKPRVLVLNASYEPMHIVSIKRAITLIMHEVAEVLEDSQDFIHSPSTIMPVPSVIRLRKFIRRPRVQVVPFSRRNVLRRDFFTCQYCGSTLELTIDHVMPRSRGGRHAWDNVVTACRECNQKKGNKTPQEANMPLHHVPKAPKFNVLTMGQDHVAQEAWSKYLF